From a single Lolium rigidum isolate FL_2022 chromosome 7, APGP_CSIRO_Lrig_0.1, whole genome shotgun sequence genomic region:
- the LOC124678820 gene encoding F-box/FBD/LRR-repeat protein At1g51370-like: MAERAPFNVLDPAAAGDAQRRGSDPRELDRCMEQMLSYIYASLPNYPLYLGQQFHAAGAGPDRADRISRLPRDLRRDIVSRLPVKDAARTAVLSWRWRTLWLSTPLVLVDAHLLPKGQDFPPTYSTNSQPITAAVSSILEAHPGPFSCVHLICSRMDSYRPQLARWLQLFAAKGVHDLVLVNRPLPLDLPLPATVFTITTLTRLYLGLWKLPGTAALRGASFPHLRELGLLFVQMEPGDVDYLVARSPVLEILNILGCVKGLRLRLVSQSLRCVQIAASIMENIAVVKAPCLERLILHGSYKRGGGLCTRVRIGDAPKLHAFGYLKPDQVLEIRDTIIMPGIKATTTSMLTSVKILSLTVRFGVRNDVKMLPTLLRCFPKLDRLHIMSKRCDKPTGNLSAKFWEESGPIENVVSRITVMSLREYTGEPGEVGFLEFFFQSARVLKTAIIVTANPIHTPFLKDVAFNKASKSSRNMASKSCKKCFVGSTGPEGGQVLDFKTGAEFSIPDPFCVFEVLTRF; encoded by the exons aTGGCGGAGCGCGCCCCGTTCAACGTCCTGGACCCCGCGGCGGCGGGCGATGCTCAGCGCAGGGGCTCAGACCCGCGCGAGCTGGAccgatgcatggagcagatgctgtcGTACATCTACGCCAGCCTCCCCAACTACCCCCTCTACCTCGGCCAGCAGTTccacgccgccggcgccggtCCAGACCGCGCCGACCGCATCAGCCGTCTCCCCCGCGACCTCCGGCGCGACATCGTCTCCCGCCTCCCCGTCAAGGACGCCGCGCGCACCGCCGTCCTCTCGTGGCGCTGGCGGACGCTCTGGCTCTCCACGCCGCTCGTCCTGGTCGACGCCCACCTCCTCCCCAAAGGCCAAGACTTTCCCCCGACCTACTCCACCAACTCGCAGCCcatcaccgccgccgtctccagCATCCTCGAGGCGCACCCGGGGCCCTTCAGCTGCGTCCACCTCATCTGCAGCCGCATGGACTCGTACCGCCCCCAGCTCGCGCGCTGGCTCCAGCTCTTCGCCGCCAAGGGCGTCCATGACCTCGTCCTCGTCAACCGCCCCTTGCCGCTCGACTTGCCCCTCCCCGCCACGGTCTTCACCATCACCACCCTCACCCGCCTCTACCTCGGCCTCTGGAAGCTGCCCGGCACGGCCGCCCTGCGTGGCGCCTCCTTTCCCCACCTACGCGAGCTCGGCCTTTTGTTCGTGCAAATGGAGCCCGGCGACGTCGACTACCTCGTCGCCAGGAGCCCCGTCCTGGAGATCCTCAACATCCTGGGATGCGTGAAGGGGTTGCGCCTCCGCCTCGTCAGCCAGAGCCTTCGGTGCGTCCAAATCGCCGCTTCTATCATGGAGAACATCGCCGTGGTAAAGGCTCCATGCCTGGAACGGCTCATCCTCCATGGATCTTACAAACGAGGCGGGGGATTGTGTACCAGGGTCAGGATTGGAGATGCCCCCAAGCTGCACGCTTTTGGATACCTCAAGCCAGACCAGGTCCTAGAGATCCGAGACACCATCATCATG CCCGGGATAAAGGCGACCACAACAAGCATGCTCACAAGCGTCAAGATTCTGAGTTTGACTGTGCGTTTCGGAGTTCGCAATGATGTCAAGATGCTGCCTACCTTACTCAGATGCTTTCCCAAGTTGGACAGGCTGCATATCATG AGTAAAAGATGTGATAAACCCACTGGTAACCTCAGCGCCAAGTTCTGGGAGGAGTCTGGTCCCATTGAAAATGTCGTCTCGCGCATCACCGTGATGAGTCTCCGTGAGTACACAGGGGAGCCAGGCGAGGTTGGCTTCCTTGAGTTCTTCTTTCAGAGTGCACGGGTGCTGAAGACTGCAATTATTGTGACGGCCAATCCAATCCACACACCGTTTTTGAAAGATGTGGCGTTTAACAAAGCGAGCAAGAGTTCAAGAAACATGGCAAGTAAATCCTGCAAAAAGTGTTTTGTTGGGAGTACCGGTCCTGAAGGAGGTCAAGTTTTAGACTTCAAAACTGGGGCAGAATTTTCTATCCCGGACCCTTTTTGTGTATTCGAGGTTCTCACCCGTTTCTAG